A genomic window from Thiomonas arsenitoxydans includes:
- a CDS encoding chloride channel protein: MTSALFGRLRLFWRNIDPMVPMTLVGAAVGFIAAIAVEGFRQAMYAVMRLYTEQEHLVAAAAGLPLWARVVIPTVGATLGGLIMWAGHRWIKRPRGPEYMEAVLVGDGRLPLGPNLTRTLSSLVGVSSGITIGREGTMIQFAALVSSLLGRIGKTDAAHRRLIVACGAAAGFAGAYHAPIAGTLFVAEIILGGLALREIAAVLVAAVMGELTTQALFATGPLYLSHTIPVVGFSDLVDAVFIGVIAGLLGPAFLWLLDTARKRYQPLIDFLPLRMGLAGLLIGLLSMIRPEVWGNGYSVVQSMLVDHWALSTLVLVFVLRIIAVTAASAAGIPGGVLTPTLMLGGAIGLMVQHTLLLGDATHAQALWVLVGMGSLLAATTHAPAMSAIMVFEITRNYNVVLAAMPACVVASVIGSLLRERSVYAEALGLKEGASGRTSLFDAITGRQHAVSNASVGDSEAPPPLNPRNVDQSRD; this comes from the coding sequence GTGACCTCCGCATTGTTCGGCCGACTGCGCCTGTTTTGGCGGAACATCGATCCGATGGTGCCCATGACGCTGGTCGGCGCTGCGGTGGGTTTCATCGCTGCGATCGCGGTAGAGGGATTCCGCCAGGCCATGTACGCGGTCATGCGCCTTTACACGGAACAAGAACATCTCGTGGCCGCCGCCGCGGGGCTGCCGCTCTGGGCGCGGGTGGTCATCCCCACAGTAGGCGCCACGCTAGGGGGCTTGATCATGTGGGCCGGGCACCGCTGGATCAAGCGTCCGCGCGGGCCGGAATACATGGAGGCGGTGCTGGTGGGCGATGGTCGGTTGCCGCTAGGCCCCAACCTCACGCGCACGCTGTCGTCTCTGGTCGGGGTGAGCAGCGGCATCACCATCGGCCGCGAGGGCACCATGATCCAGTTCGCGGCGCTGGTGTCGTCTTTGTTGGGCCGCATCGGCAAGACGGATGCAGCGCATCGTCGGCTCATCGTGGCGTGTGGGGCGGCCGCTGGTTTCGCCGGGGCGTATCACGCGCCGATTGCGGGCACGCTGTTCGTTGCCGAAATCATTCTGGGCGGTCTGGCGCTGCGTGAAATCGCGGCCGTGCTGGTCGCCGCGGTGATGGGCGAACTCACCACGCAAGCGCTGTTCGCCACCGGGCCGCTTTACCTGTCTCACACCATCCCGGTGGTGGGGTTTTCTGACCTGGTCGATGCCGTGTTCATCGGCGTGATCGCCGGGCTGCTCGGGCCCGCCTTCCTCTGGCTGCTCGACACGGCACGCAAGCGCTATCAGCCGCTGATCGATTTCCTACCGCTGCGCATGGGGCTTGCTGGCCTGCTCATCGGCCTGCTGTCGATGATCCGCCCGGAGGTCTGGGGCAATGGCTACAGCGTGGTGCAATCCATGTTGGTCGATCACTGGGCGCTGTCCACCCTGGTACTGGTGTTCGTGCTGCGCATCATCGCGGTGACAGCAGCGAGCGCGGCGGGCATTCCGGGCGGCGTGCTCACGCCCACGCTGATGCTCGGCGGCGCCATCGGCCTGATGGTGCAGCACACCCTGCTGCTGGGTGACGCCACGCACGCGCAGGCCTTGTGGGTGCTGGTGGGCATGGGCAGTCTGCTGGCGGCCACCACCCATGCGCCGGCGATGTCGGCCATCATGGTGTTCGAGATCACGCGCAATTACAACGTGGTGCTGGCCGCCATGCCGGCCTGCGTGGTGGCCTCGGTGATCGGCAGCCTGCTGCGCGAGCGCTCGGTGTATGCCGAAGCCCTGGGACTGAAGGAGGGCGCCAGCGGCCGTACCTCGCTGTTCGACGCCATCACCGGGCGCCAGCACGCCGTCTCCAATGCGTCGGTTGGCGACAGCGAAGCACCGCCGCCGCTCAATCCGCGCAACGTCGATCAGTCGCGCGATTAG
- a CDS encoding MerR family transcriptional regulator — MNDRTVNTALQLSIAAVERDTGIGKDTLRVWERRYGFPQPHRDASGDRLYPLDQVERLRVIKRLLDGGHRPAQVVALPIDELDALARGRSSVETSPDAAVASGREQMPAESAEVHAYLALLKRHDAELLRRALLQDAMRMGISRFVTEVVAPLNYGVGQAWMRGELEVFEEHLYSEVIQRALRTAIDAIPLGEAAQSRPKVLMTTVPQEPHVLGLLMAEAMLALEGCRCVQLGAQLPLGNMLMAAQAHAADVLVLSFSSLLQAAQVFDALAELRDRLPRAVELWAGGSNPALRKRLPEGVRVTAALTDLAHSVHDWRERHRVSGF, encoded by the coding sequence ATGAATGACCGCACCGTGAATACCGCCTTGCAACTCAGCATTGCCGCCGTCGAGCGCGACACCGGCATCGGCAAGGACACGCTGCGGGTCTGGGAACGGCGCTACGGCTTTCCTCAGCCCCACCGAGATGCGTCTGGCGACCGGCTCTATCCGCTCGATCAGGTCGAGCGCTTGCGGGTCATCAAGCGTTTGCTCGACGGCGGGCACCGTCCCGCGCAGGTTGTGGCACTGCCGATCGACGAACTCGATGCCTTGGCGCGCGGCCGCAGCTCGGTCGAGACTTCGCCCGATGCCGCCGTTGCGTCGGGACGCGAGCAAATGCCGGCGGAAAGCGCCGAAGTGCACGCCTACCTCGCGCTGCTTAAACGGCACGATGCCGAACTGTTGCGGCGCGCGCTGCTGCAAGACGCGATGCGCATGGGCATCAGCCGCTTTGTCACTGAAGTGGTCGCTCCGCTCAATTACGGCGTGGGGCAGGCGTGGATGCGAGGCGAACTGGAGGTGTTTGAAGAGCACCTGTATTCCGAGGTCATACAGCGCGCGCTGCGCACTGCCATCGACGCCATTCCTCTGGGTGAAGCGGCGCAGTCGCGTCCCAAAGTGTTGATGACCACCGTGCCGCAGGAGCCGCATGTGCTGGGTCTGCTCATGGCCGAAGCCATGCTGGCGCTGGAGGGTTGCCGCTGCGTTCAGCTCGGCGCGCAACTGCCGCTGGGCAATATGCTCATGGCCGCTCAGGCGCACGCGGCCGATGTGCTGGTGCTGAGTTTCTCGTCCCTGCTGCAGGCCGCGCAGGTGTTCGACGCCCTGGCCGAATTGCGCGACCGTCTGCCGCGTGCCGTCGAGCTGTGGGCGGGCGGCTCCAATCCGGCGCTGCGCAAGCGTCTGCCCGAGGGCGTGCGGGTGACCGCAGCTTTAACGGACTTGGCGCATAGCGTTCACGACTGGCGCGAACGGCATCGCGTGAGCGGTTTCTGA
- a CDS encoding glutathione peroxidase gives MHRTTLNPISRFAAAALLALGAQLFSPSASAAQSAPAASATCPALLNQTFPRLQDDKPESLCQYAGKVILVVNTASYCGFTPQYKGLEALYREYGKQGLVVLGFPSNDFHQEMDNNAKIAAFCKDTYNVQFPMFAPSHVTEPKPNALFEQLILATGDQPKWNFYKYLIGRDGKVVGVYPSLVSPDNKDFVAKIKTLLAQKP, from the coding sequence ATGCACCGCACTACGCTTAACCCGATCTCTCGCTTCGCGGCAGCCGCGCTGCTCGCGCTCGGCGCCCAGCTATTCAGCCCGTCCGCCTCCGCAGCTCAGTCGGCGCCCGCAGCGTCGGCCACCTGCCCTGCTCTGCTCAACCAGACTTTCCCCCGCCTGCAGGACGACAAGCCCGAAAGCCTTTGCCAATACGCGGGCAAAGTCATCCTCGTGGTCAACACCGCCAGCTATTGCGGCTTCACCCCGCAATACAAGGGGCTGGAGGCGCTGTACCGCGAGTACGGCAAGCAGGGCCTGGTGGTGCTGGGCTTTCCGTCCAACGATTTCCATCAGGAAATGGACAACAACGCCAAGATCGCCGCGTTCTGCAAGGACACCTACAACGTGCAATTCCCGATGTTCGCGCCCTCGCACGTCACTGAGCCCAAGCCGAACGCGCTGTTCGAACAGCTCATCCTCGCCACCGGCGATCAGCCCAAGTGGAACTTTTACAAATACCTGATCGGCCGCGACGGCAAGGTCGTGGGCGTCTATCCCAGCCTGGTCTCGCCAGACAACAAAGACTTTGTTGCCAAGATCAAGACTCTGCTCGCGCAGAAACCCTGA